From Streptomyces sp. NBC_01754, a single genomic window includes:
- a CDS encoding HPr family phosphocarrier protein: MAERRVNVGWAEGLHARPASIFVRAATASGVPVTIAKADGNPVNAASMLAVLGLGAQGGEEIVLASEADDSEAALDRLAKLVAEGLEELPETV; this comes from the coding sequence ATGGCTGAGCGCCGCGTCAACGTCGGTTGGGCCGAGGGCCTGCACGCCCGCCCCGCTTCCATCTTCGTCCGTGCCGCCACGGCTTCGGGCGTCCCGGTCACCATCGCCAAGGCGGACGGCAATCCGGTGAACGCCGCCTCCATGCTCGCGGTGCTCGGTCTGGGCGCGCAGGGCGGCGAGGAGATCGTGCTCGCGTCCGAGGCGGACGACTCCGAGGCCGCCCTTGACCGGCTGGCGAAGCTGGTCGCCGAGGGGCTCGAGGAGCTCCCGGAGACGGTCTGA
- a CDS encoding bifunctional acetate--CoA ligase family protein/GNAT family N-acetyltransferase, with translation MEPTPEQSPHHAYPDHWEADVVLRDGGTARIRPITTDDAERLVHFYEQVSDESKYYRFFAPYPRLSAKDVHRFTHHDYVDRVGLAVTIGGEFIATVRYDRIDARGRPASAPADEAEVAFLVQDAHQGRGVASALLEHIAAVARERGIRRFAAEVLPANNKMIKVFRDAGYTQQRSFEDGSVHLTLGLEPTAESLAVQRAREQRAEARSVQRLLAPGSVAVVGAGRTPGGVGRTVLRNLLGSGFTGRAYAVNRSFAPDLATVDGVPAYRSVGEIGERVDLAVVAVPADRVPQAVADCGEHGVRGLVVLSAGYAERGAEGRELQRELVRQARSYGMRIIGPNAFGVINTAAPVRLNASLAPESPAAGRIGLFTQSGAIGIALLSGLHRRGAGLSTFISAGNRADLSGNDFLQYWFEDQETDVALLYLESFGNPRKFHRLARRTAAVKPVVVVKGARHSGSTPPGHAVPVSRIPDATVSALMRQAGVIRVDTVTEMVDVGLLLADQPLPDGPRVAILGNSESLGLLTFDACLAEGLRPRPPRDLTTEAEPQDFRDALAEALADTTCDAVVVTAIPWVGENGESHTGDGEVLATALREAAATGPAKPVAVVHVEMGGLAQALAAATSTATPPRSGPPATVPGGSLPTRVDGPPAPGAPPTQAGPASERQGAGGVRRHGTAAPGGPPVTPGGLTAGPAGPAAAHDGPSATPGGPVAATGGPGAPTGAKAARIPAYPAAERAVRALAEAVKYAQWRRQAAAPGKVPESLDEAIDEHAAAARIDALLGSGTDPRGRPLTQEEAVDLLGLYGITVRPGLPAPDVETAVAAAGRLGHPVALKTTAPHLRHRPDLGGVRLDLVDEDALRRAYGELTNLLGTPAELRPVVQAMAPRGVDTVVRASIDAAAGAVLSFGLAGAASELLGDTAHRLVPATDRDAAELIRSIRAAPLLFGWRGSAPADTPALEELVLRVSRLVDDHPEVVSVVLEPVVVATHGLTVLGASVRLAPPPARNDLGPRRLPSY, from the coding sequence ATGGAGCCCACGCCGGAGCAGAGTCCGCACCACGCGTACCCCGACCACTGGGAAGCGGACGTGGTCCTCCGCGACGGAGGCACCGCCCGCATCCGGCCCATCACCACGGACGACGCCGAGCGGCTGGTCCACTTCTACGAACAGGTCTCCGACGAGTCGAAGTACTACCGCTTCTTCGCCCCGTATCCGCGTCTCTCCGCCAAGGACGTGCACCGCTTCACCCATCACGACTACGTCGACCGGGTGGGGCTGGCGGTCACAATCGGCGGCGAGTTCATCGCCACCGTCCGCTACGACCGGATCGACGCGCGGGGCAGGCCCGCCTCCGCCCCCGCGGACGAGGCGGAGGTCGCCTTCCTCGTCCAGGACGCGCACCAGGGCCGCGGGGTGGCCTCCGCGCTCCTGGAACACATCGCGGCGGTCGCCCGGGAGCGAGGCATCCGCCGCTTCGCCGCGGAGGTACTGCCCGCCAACAACAAGATGATCAAGGTGTTCCGGGACGCCGGCTACACCCAGCAGCGCAGCTTCGAGGACGGCTCCGTCCATCTGACGCTGGGCCTGGAGCCCACCGCCGAGTCGCTCGCCGTCCAGCGCGCCCGTGAGCAGCGCGCCGAGGCGCGGTCCGTGCAGCGGCTGCTGGCGCCCGGGTCGGTGGCGGTCGTCGGTGCGGGGCGTACTCCCGGAGGCGTGGGCCGCACGGTCCTGCGCAACCTCCTCGGCTCGGGCTTCACCGGACGGGCGTACGCGGTGAACCGTTCCTTCGCCCCGGACCTGGCCACGGTCGACGGGGTGCCCGCGTACCGATCGGTGGGAGAGATCGGCGAGCGGGTCGACCTGGCTGTCGTCGCCGTACCGGCCGACCGGGTGCCGCAGGCCGTCGCCGACTGCGGCGAGCACGGCGTCCGCGGCCTGGTCGTCCTGTCCGCCGGTTACGCCGAGCGCGGCGCCGAGGGGCGCGAGCTGCAGCGGGAACTGGTCCGCCAGGCCCGGTCGTACGGCATGCGGATCATCGGGCCGAACGCCTTCGGGGTCATCAACACCGCCGCACCCGTCCGGCTGAACGCCTCCCTCGCCCCCGAGTCACCCGCCGCCGGGCGCATCGGGCTGTTCACCCAGTCCGGCGCGATCGGGATCGCCCTGCTGTCGGGCCTGCACCGGCGCGGCGCGGGGCTCTCGACGTTCATCTCGGCCGGGAACCGCGCCGACCTGTCCGGCAACGACTTCCTGCAGTACTGGTTCGAGGACCAGGAGACCGATGTCGCGCTGCTCTACCTGGAGTCCTTCGGCAACCCCCGCAAGTTCCACCGGCTCGCGCGCCGGACCGCCGCCGTGAAGCCCGTGGTCGTGGTGAAGGGGGCCCGGCACAGCGGTTCCACCCCGCCGGGGCACGCGGTACCGGTCAGCCGGATCCCCGACGCGACGGTCTCCGCGCTGATGCGGCAGGCGGGCGTCATCCGCGTGGACACGGTGACGGAGATGGTCGACGTCGGCCTGCTCCTCGCCGACCAGCCCCTCCCGGACGGGCCCCGGGTGGCGATCCTCGGCAACTCCGAGTCGCTGGGGCTCCTCACGTTCGACGCCTGCCTGGCGGAGGGCCTGCGCCCGCGCCCGCCCCGGGACCTCACGACGGAGGCCGAACCCCAGGACTTCCGGGACGCGTTGGCCGAGGCGCTGGCCGACACGACGTGCGACGCGGTGGTCGTCACCGCGATCCCCTGGGTGGGGGAGAACGGCGAGTCCCACACGGGCGACGGGGAGGTGCTGGCCACGGCCCTGCGCGAGGCGGCCGCCACCGGCCCGGCGAAGCCCGTGGCGGTGGTGCACGTCGAGATGGGCGGCCTGGCCCAGGCCCTGGCCGCGGCCACCAGCACGGCCACCCCGCCGCGGTCCGGACCCCCGGCCACGGTGCCGGGCGGAAGCCTCCCGACGCGCGTCGACGGGCCGCCCGCTCCCGGGGCGCCACCCACGCAGGCCGGCCCCGCGAGTGAGCGGCAGGGCGCCGGAGGCGTGCGCCGGCACGGTACGGCGGCCCCGGGCGGCCCCCCGGTCACCCCCGGCGGCCTGACCGCCGGCCCCGCAGGCCCGGCCGCGGCACACGACGGCCCCTCCGCCACCCCGGGCGGCCCGGTGGCCGCCACCGGCGGTCCCGGCGCACCGACCGGTGCGAAGGCGGCACGCATCCCCGCCTACCCCGCCGCCGAGCGAGCCGTCCGGGCGCTCGCCGAGGCCGTGAAATACGCCCAGTGGCGGCGCCAGGCCGCCGCCCCCGGCAAGGTCCCCGAGTCCCTCGACGAGGCCATCGACGAGCACGCGGCCGCCGCACGCATCGACGCGCTGCTCGGTTCCGGTACCGACCCCCGGGGCCGCCCCCTCACCCAGGAGGAGGCCGTCGACCTGCTCGGCCTCTACGGCATCACCGTGCGGCCCGGGCTCCCGGCCCCCGACGTGGAGACCGCCGTCGCCGCCGCCGGGCGGCTCGGCCACCCGGTGGCGCTCAAGACCACCGCGCCCCATCTGCGCCACCGCCCGGACCTGGGCGGTGTCCGGCTCGACCTCGTGGACGAGGACGCGCTGCGCCGGGCCTACGGCGAGCTGACGAACCTGCTGGGCACGCCCGCCGAGCTCCGGCCGGTCGTCCAGGCGATGGCGCCCCGGGGAGTCGACACCGTCGTGCGGGCCTCGATCGACGCCGCCGCCGGGGCCGTCCTCTCCTTCGGCCTGGCGGGCGCCGCCTCGGAGCTGCTCGGCGACACCGCCCACCGCCTGGTGCCGGCCACCGACCGGGACGCCGCCGAGCTGATCCGCTCGATCCGGGCCGCGCCCCTGCTGTTCGGCTGGCGCGGATCGGCCCCGGCGGACACCCCGGCGCTCGAGGAACTCGTGCTGAGGGTCTCCCGGCTGGTGGACGACCACCCCGAGGTGGTCTCCGTCGTCCTGGAACCCGTCGTGGTCGCCACCCACGGCCTGACCGTGCTGGGGGCGAGCGTCCGGCTCGCCCCGCCCCCCGCCCGCAACGACCTGGGCCCCCGCCGGCTCCCCAGCTACTGA
- a CDS encoding DUF5998 family protein, translating into MAKTGTTTQGLRAAIERSGYYPALVAEAVEAAVGGEPVASYLVHQETTFDSNEVRRHVTVLVLTDTRFIVSHTDEQAADTSSPTPYATTSTESVKLDRISSVVVSRVVANPEKYVPGTLPREVVLTIGWGAVSRIDLEPAACGDPNCEADHGYTGNTTADDLSLRVSEAGDGPDAVRQTLVFAQSLSEATAATAATGR; encoded by the coding sequence ATGGCAAAGACCGGTACGACGACCCAGGGGCTGCGCGCGGCGATCGAGCGCAGTGGCTACTACCCGGCTCTCGTGGCCGAGGCGGTGGAGGCCGCCGTCGGCGGGGAGCCGGTCGCGTCGTATCTGGTGCACCAGGAGACCACCTTCGACTCCAACGAGGTGCGGCGCCATGTCACGGTCCTCGTCCTGACGGACACGCGTTTCATCGTCAGCCACACCGACGAGCAGGCCGCGGACACCAGTTCGCCGACGCCGTACGCCACGACGTCCACGGAATCGGTCAAGCTCGACCGGATCTCGTCCGTCGTGGTCAGCCGCGTGGTCGCCAACCCCGAGAAGTACGTGCCCGGCACGCTGCCCCGCGAGGTCGTCCTGACCATCGGCTGGGGCGCGGTCTCCCGGATCGACCTGGAGCCGGCCGCCTGCGGCGACCCCAACTGCGAGGCCGACCACGGCTACACCGGCAACACCACCGCCGACGACCTGAGCCTGCGGGTCAGCGAGGCCGGTGACGGACCGGACGCCGTGCGCCAGACGCTCGTCTTCGCCCAGTCCCTCTCCGAGGCCACGGCCGCCACCGCGGCGACCGGCCGTTGA
- a CDS encoding alkaline phosphatase family protein has translation MVQPAWQEPAPLALDSAPVPEYGGGSLADLLPTLAAGQGVPGFEPVIPELTPADRNCVFLIDGLGWEQIKAHPDEAPFLYSLLPTSRGGTGRPLTAGFPSTTATSLASMGTGRPPGEHGLPGYTARNPETGALMNQLRWKPWTEPRVWQPYPTVFRLAHEAGVRTAQVSAPAFEQTPLTRVAISGGSFLGRLSGEERMDLAAERLAAGDRSLVYTYYSEVDGKGHRFGVDSDAWRGQLMYVDGLARRLAEQLPPRSALYVTADHGMIDIPFDERSRIDFDEDWELSAGVALLGGEGRARHVYAVPGAEADVLAVWREVLGEQFWVASRDEAVAAGWFGPHVDERVHGRIGDVVAAAHDDVVITASVNEPHESAMAGVHGSLTAVELLVPLLEVRS, from the coding sequence ATGGTCCAGCCGGCCTGGCAGGAGCCCGCTCCGCTCGCTCTCGACAGTGCCCCCGTCCCCGAGTACGGCGGCGGCTCGCTCGCCGATCTCCTGCCGACGCTCGCCGCGGGACAGGGGGTGCCCGGCTTCGAGCCGGTGATCCCGGAGCTCACCCCCGCCGACCGGAACTGCGTCTTCCTGATCGACGGCCTCGGCTGGGAGCAGATCAAGGCGCACCCGGACGAGGCGCCGTTCCTGTACTCCCTGCTCCCGACCTCGCGCGGCGGCACCGGCCGCCCCCTCACGGCGGGCTTCCCCTCCACCACCGCGACCTCGCTGGCCTCGATGGGGACGGGGCGGCCCCCCGGGGAGCACGGCCTGCCCGGCTACACGGCCCGCAACCCGGAGACCGGCGCGCTGATGAACCAGCTGCGCTGGAAGCCGTGGACCGAGCCCCGCGTCTGGCAGCCCTATCCCACCGTCTTCCGGCTCGCCCACGAGGCGGGCGTACGGACGGCGCAGGTCTCCGCCCCCGCGTTCGAGCAGACCCCGCTCACCAGGGTCGCGATCAGCGGCGGGTCCTTCCTCGGCAGGCTCTCCGGGGAGGAACGGATGGACCTCGCCGCCGAACGGCTCGCGGCGGGTGACCGGTCCCTGGTCTACACGTACTACAGCGAGGTCGACGGCAAGGGGCACCGCTTCGGTGTGGACTCCGACGCCTGGCGGGGCCAGCTCATGTACGTCGACGGGCTCGCCCGGCGCCTCGCCGAACAGCTGCCGCCCCGCTCGGCGCTCTACGTCACCGCCGACCACGGCATGATCGACATCCCGTTCGACGAGCGGTCCCGCATCGACTTCGACGAGGACTGGGAGCTGAGCGCCGGAGTGGCGCTGCTCGGCGGCGAGGGCCGCGCCCGTCATGTCTACGCCGTGCCGGGGGCCGAGGCCGATGTGCTGGCCGTCTGGCGCGAGGTGCTCGGTGAGCAGTTCTGGGTGGCGAGCCGCGACGAGGCGGTGGCGGCCGGCTGGTTCGGTCCGCACGTCGACGAACGGGTCCACGGCAGGATCGGCGACGTGGTGGCGGCCGCCCACGACGACGTGGTGATCACCGCGTCGGTCAACGAGCCGCACGAGTCCGCGATGGCCGGTGTGCACGGTTCACTGACGGCCGTGGAACTGCTCGTCCCGCTCCTCGAAGTACGCTCGTAG
- a CDS encoding thymidine kinase — protein sequence MPELVFFSGTMDCGKSTLALQIAHNRSARGLRGLIFTRDDRAGEGKLSSRLGLVTEAVEAVQGMDLYAYVVDRVSRGGRIDYLIVDEAQFLEPVQIDQLARVVDDLGLDVFSFGITTDFRTKLFPGSRRLIELADRVETLQVEAMCWCGARATHNARTVGGEMVVEGEQVVVGDVSSPVAEVGYEVLCRRHHRRRMTSGSVRAGALSPDVLPVASD from the coding sequence ATGCCCGAGCTTGTGTTCTTCTCCGGAACGATGGACTGCGGAAAGAGCACGCTGGCGCTGCAGATCGCCCACAACCGGTCGGCGAGGGGGCTGCGGGGTCTGATCTTCACCCGGGACGACCGTGCGGGGGAGGGGAAGCTCTCTTCACGGCTCGGGCTGGTGACCGAGGCGGTCGAAGCCGTGCAGGGCATGGACCTGTACGCGTACGTCGTCGACCGGGTGTCGCGGGGCGGCAGGATCGATTACCTGATCGTGGACGAGGCGCAGTTCCTGGAGCCGGTTCAGATCGATCAACTGGCGCGGGTCGTGGATGACTTGGGCCTGGACGTGTTCTCCTTCGGTATCACCACCGACTTCCGCACGAAGCTCTTCCCCGGCTCACGCCGTCTGATCGAGCTGGCGGACCGCGTCGAGACGCTGCAGGTGGAGGCGATGTGCTGGTGCGGGGCGCGTGCCACGCACAACGCCCGTACGGTGGGCGGCGAGATGGTGGTGGAAGGCGAGCAGGTCGTGGTGGGTGACGTGAGCAGCCCCGTCGCGGAGGTCGGCTACGAGGTGTTGTGCCGACGTCACCATCGCCGCCGTATGACGAGCGGTTCCGTCCGCGCCGGCGCGCTCTCCCCGGACGTCCTGCCGGTGGCCTCCGACTGA
- a CDS encoding DUF4097 family beta strand repeat-containing protein — translation MRQQFRIVGAVATAGICVLGLSSCGSLTGETFTDDAKVPEKITSVRLDSSSGGVTLNGGKNTGDVSLHRSVTYHSKKPSGATHRVDNGVLVLGGCGRDCSVDYSVDLPAGLPVTGGTSSGAVRLVDVGPVEVNTSSGHIEMDEVAGTVDVETSNGRITGTGLRGKGIRAKTSNGSITLTPVTAQDVRAETSNGEIRITAPTARYTVKARSDNGERKINIPTDPSGQYELDLRTSNGAITVDAA, via the coding sequence ATGCGCCAGCAGTTCCGTATCGTCGGGGCCGTCGCGACGGCCGGCATCTGTGTGCTCGGGCTCAGCTCGTGCGGATCGCTGACGGGGGAGACCTTCACCGACGACGCGAAGGTGCCGGAGAAGATCACCTCCGTGCGTCTGGACAGCAGTTCGGGCGGTGTCACGCTGAACGGCGGGAAGAACACCGGGGACGTGTCCCTGCACCGATCCGTCACCTACCACAGCAAGAAGCCGAGTGGCGCGACCCACCGGGTGGACAACGGCGTCCTGGTGCTGGGCGGCTGCGGCCGGGACTGCTCGGTGGACTACAGCGTCGACCTGCCGGCGGGCCTGCCCGTGACGGGCGGTACCTCGTCCGGCGCGGTCCGCCTGGTCGACGTGGGCCCGGTGGAGGTGAACACCAGCTCCGGGCACATCGAGATGGACGAGGTCGCCGGCACCGTGGACGTCGAGACCAGCAACGGACGGATCACCGGAACCGGGCTCCGCGGCAAGGGGATCCGGGCCAAGACGTCCAACGGGAGCATCACCCTCACCCCCGTCACGGCGCAGGACGTACGGGCCGAGACGTCCAACGGCGAGATCAGGATCACGGCTCCGACCGCGCGGTACACCGTGAAGGCCAGGAGCGACAACGGGGAAAGGAAGATCAACATCCCCACCGATCCGTCCGGGCAGTACGAACTCGACCTGAGGACGAGCAACGGGGCCATCACCGTCGACGCCGCGTGA
- a CDS encoding VOC family protein has protein sequence MTEATARRAPGAPCWVSLIVHGLRATEEFYGRLFGWEFRPGPDELGPYVRALLNGKEVAGIGQLAPGRHLPIAWTTYLASEDADATGEAIRSCGGTVAVGPLDAGRAGRLAIASDPGGAVFGVWQAGEHLGTALAGAPGTPVWNELVTRETSSVAKFYQAVFGFEAEAVVSADFDHQTLTLDGRPVAALQGVGHGLPRDRGPHWMTYFEVADTDEAAARVAELGGQVLQPPREAAGGRQATVADPEGAVFAIRRTSAR, from the coding sequence ATGACCGAGGCTACCGCCCGGCGCGCACCAGGAGCTCCGTGCTGGGTGAGTCTGATCGTGCACGGACTGCGCGCGACCGAGGAGTTCTACGGCCGGTTGTTCGGCTGGGAGTTCAGGCCCGGCCCCGATGAACTGGGGCCCTACGTACGCGCGCTGCTGAACGGCAAGGAGGTCGCGGGCATCGGTCAGTTGGCGCCCGGCCGGCACCTCCCGATCGCGTGGACGACCTATCTCGCCTCCGAGGACGCGGACGCGACCGGCGAGGCGATCCGCTCCTGCGGGGGCACGGTGGCCGTCGGACCGCTCGACGCGGGCCGGGCGGGCCGCCTCGCCATCGCGTCCGACCCGGGCGGCGCGGTCTTCGGCGTCTGGCAGGCCGGTGAACACCTCGGCACGGCACTGGCCGGGGCTCCGGGCACCCCCGTCTGGAACGAACTGGTGACCCGGGAGACCTCGTCGGTCGCCAAGTTCTACCAGGCCGTCTTCGGTTTCGAGGCGGAGGCGGTCGTCTCGGCCGACTTCGACCACCAGACCCTGACCCTGGACGGCCGCCCGGTCGCCGCCCTCCAGGGGGTGGGCCACGGCCTGCCGCGCGACCGGGGACCGCACTGGATGACGTACTTCGAGGTGGCCGACACCGACGAGGCCGCCGCCCGTGTGGCGGAGCTCGGCGGGCAGGTGCTCCAGCCGCCCCGGGAGGCCGCCGGAGGCAGGCAGGCCACCGTCGCGGACCCGGAGGGCGCGGTGTTCGCGATCCGCCGGACGTCCGCGCGCTGA
- a CDS encoding sulfurtransferase, producing the protein MKPIITVSEYMSESTGARPPVLLDVRWRLGGPHGRADYDAGHIPGAVFVDLDAELAGPPGRGGRHPLPDPEVFGAAMRRAGVSRDTPVVVYDGGQGWAAARAWWLLRWAGHPGVRVLDGGLAAWTGDLTTKTPEPVAGDFRPQPGGLPLLDADEAAALAESGLLLDARAAERYRGDVEPIDRVGGHIPGAVSAPTAQNVAEDGRFLPAGTLGARFAGLGVAPGTEVGVYCGSGVSGAHEVLALEIAGYRAALYAGSWSEWSSDESRPVATGPDPR; encoded by the coding sequence ATGAAGCCCATCATCACGGTATCCGAATACATGAGCGAATCCACGGGGGCGCGTCCGCCGGTACTCCTGGACGTCCGCTGGCGGCTGGGCGGCCCGCACGGCCGCGCCGACTACGACGCCGGGCACATCCCCGGCGCGGTGTTCGTCGACCTCGACGCGGAACTCGCCGGTCCGCCCGGGCGCGGCGGCCGGCACCCGCTGCCCGACCCGGAGGTCTTCGGAGCCGCCATGCGCCGCGCCGGCGTCTCCCGGGACACCCCCGTGGTGGTGTACGACGGCGGACAGGGCTGGGCGGCGGCGCGCGCCTGGTGGCTGCTGCGCTGGGCGGGCCACCCCGGCGTCCGGGTACTGGACGGGGGCCTCGCGGCCTGGACCGGTGACCTCACCACGAAGACACCCGAGCCGGTCGCGGGCGACTTCCGGCCCCAGCCCGGCGGGCTGCCGCTGCTGGACGCGGACGAGGCCGCCGCACTCGCCGAGTCCGGCCTGCTGCTCGACGCGCGGGCCGCGGAGCGGTACCGGGGCGATGTGGAACCGATCGACCGGGTCGGCGGCCACATCCCGGGCGCGGTCTCCGCGCCGACCGCCCAGAACGTCGCCGAGGACGGGCGCTTCCTGCCCGCCGGGACACTGGGCGCCCGGTTCGCCGGACTGGGCGTGGCCCCCGGCACCGAGGTCGGTGTGTACTGCGGTTCGGGCGTCTCGGGTGCCCACGAGGTGCTGGCCCTGGAGATCGCCGGGTACCGGGCCGCCCTCTACGCGGGCTCCTGGTCCGAGTGGTCCTCGGACGAGTCCCGTCCCGTCGCCACGGGGCCCGATCCCCGCTGA
- the sepH gene encoding septation protein SepH, translating to MPELRVVAVSNDGTRLVLKAADSTEYTLPIDERLRAAVRNDRARLGQIEIEVESHLRPRDIQARIRAGASAEEVAQFAGIPVDRVRRFEGPVLAERAFMAERARKTPVRRPGENTGPQLGEAVHERLLLRGADRETAQWDSWRRDDGTWEVLLVYRVAGEPHSASWTYDPPRRLVQAVDDEARSLIGETDEVAAPEPSFPFVPRIARLPRDRPMDRALDRQIERPAPPPPEPEERVSGVSADERDSLTSLLEAVPSFRGDMIVPERPIQPEPPAIEPATGGPEADDPPAAAAGAGSAYADVLMPRAVAGHRDRLTGTTDRQAEADGVRPGRRAAVPSWDEIVFGTRRKKQD from the coding sequence ATGCCCGAACTGCGTGTCGTGGCCGTCTCGAACGACGGCACACGACTGGTGCTCAAGGCTGCCGACAGCACGGAGTACACGCTGCCGATCGACGAGCGGCTGCGTGCCGCCGTGCGCAACGACCGCGCCCGGCTCGGCCAGATCGAGATCGAGGTGGAGAGCCACCTCCGCCCCAGGGACATCCAGGCGCGTATACGAGCAGGCGCCTCCGCCGAGGAGGTCGCCCAGTTCGCCGGCATCCCGGTGGACCGCGTGCGCCGCTTCGAGGGCCCCGTCCTGGCGGAACGCGCCTTCATGGCGGAGCGGGCCCGGAAGACCCCCGTGCGCCGTCCCGGCGAGAACACCGGACCCCAGCTCGGTGAGGCGGTCCACGAGCGTCTGCTGCTGCGCGGCGCCGACCGGGAGACCGCCCAGTGGGACTCCTGGCGCCGCGACGACGGCACCTGGGAGGTCCTCCTCGTCTACCGGGTCGCGGGCGAACCTCATTCGGCGAGCTGGACGTACGACCCGCCGCGCCGACTGGTGCAGGCCGTGGACGACGAGGCGCGCTCGCTGATCGGTGAGACCGACGAGGTGGCCGCGCCCGAGCCCAGCTTTCCGTTCGTCCCCCGGATCGCCCGGCTGCCGCGCGACCGGCCGATGGACCGTGCGCTCGACCGGCAGATCGAGCGCCCCGCTCCCCCGCCGCCGGAGCCGGAGGAGCGCGTCAGCGGTGTGTCGGCCGACGAGCGCGACTCGCTGACCAGCCTCCTGGAGGCGGTGCCGAGCTTCCGTGGCGACATGATCGTGCCGGAGCGGCCCATACAGCCGGAGCCGCCCGCGATCGAGCCGGCCACCGGCGGACCGGAAGCCGACGATCCCCCGGCGGCGGCCGCGGGCGCCGGTTCGGCGTACGCGGACGTGCTGATGCCGCGCGCGGTCGCCGGTCACCGGGACCGGCTGACCGGCACGACGGACCGGCAGGCGGAGGCCGACGGCGTGCGCCCCGGGCGCCGGGCCGCGGTGCCCAGCTGGGACGAGATCGTTTTCGGCACACGCCGGAAGAAGCAGGACTGA